From a region of the Raphanus sativus cultivar WK10039 unplaced genomic scaffold, ASM80110v3 Scaffold0063, whole genome shotgun sequence genome:
- the LOC130500938 gene encoding replication protein A 70 kDa DNA-binding subunit C-like: protein MAAITAVCDLKPFKSMWKIRVKIIRLWKQYSAAGGLTIEMGVKINASVKKDLVNQFDSFLSEGSSKIFINFTVIPSGGSYRTTIHPYKIGFLSTTRVRCCDDLPIELTGFQPVNYMDILDGTLNTDYLVDVMGQIVEVTPLEVVSANGKETKKISIELRNEKDERLPMVLWGNLATDISEAIQRSSENVIVVVLRFGKIKVWKEERSVSNAYNVSEVEINPFGPEVEAFMSLLPRDELALSIVQPKPLLLTNGTGDKNDFFVNTPRKNIQQLIESNQVEQCIVMCTIAAIDSDMGWYYLSCKVCSKKVLHVPNEITEDGEDDDELGFHYYCVKCKVKNPKLLPRYKLHLVVLDNTGNAKFLLFDNLAVQLIHHPCNELVGPNAEEMQDPDLIPMELKNLAGKTYLFKVAIERDNFLYKNGTYRVLKIVTNIEMITEFENLRQPQAMGNTLCLEDSVISDAPEGSAMLSGGSSQDVETNLLTPAKRPAATVFNLEEHYDENSVTKNACSVRIKKEKTDKSG from the exons ATGGCTGCGATAACTGCTGTGTGtgatttgaaaccattcaaATCAATGTGGAAGATCCGGGTTAAGATTATACGTTTGTGGAAACAATATTCTGCTGCTGGTGGCCTAACGATTGAGATG GGTGTTAAGATTAATGCGTCCGTTAAAAAGGATCTGGTGAATCAGTTTGATTCATTTCTTTCAGAAGGCAGTTCCAAGATTTTCATCAACTTTACTGTCATCCCCTCAGGTGGTTCATACCGAACAACTATTCATCCCTACAAAATTGGGTTCCTTTCCACCACCCGTGTGAGGTGTTGTGATGATTTACCCATTGAGTTAACTGGTTTTCAACCAGTCAACTACATGGACATTCTCGATGGGACACTCAATACCGACTATTTGGTTG ATGTAATGGGTCAGATTGTGGAGGTTACCCCACTTGAAGTTGTATCAGCTAATGGGAAAGAGACTAAGAAAATCTCGATTGAGCTTCGTAATGAAAA GGATGAACGTTTGCCAATGGTTTTATGGGGTAACTTAGCTACTGATATCAGTGAGGCTATTCAAAGAAGCAGTGAAaatgttattgttgttgttttacGCTTTGGGAAAATTAAAGTTTGGAAAG AAGAGCGTAGTGTGTCCAATGCTTATAACGTTTCAGAAGTGGAAATTAACCCTTTTGGTCCCGAGGTGGAGGCTTTTATGTCATT GTTACCGAGGGATGAACTTGCATTGTCAATTGTCCAACCCAAACCGCTTTTGCTAACTAATGGTACTGGtgataaaaatgatttttttgtcaacactcCTAGGAAAAACATCCAACAGTTGATTGAGTCAAACCAG GTTGAGCAGTGTATTGTGATGTGCACAATAGCAGCTATTGATTCCGATATGGGTTGGTATTACTTGAGTTGCAAAGTATGTTCAAAGAAGGTGTTACATGTTCCTAACGAAATCACAGAGGATGGAGAAGATGACGATGAACTGGGATTTCACTATTATTGCGTCAAATGCAAGGTGAAGAACCCGAAGTTGCTGCCAAG ATACAAGTTGCATTTGGTTGTGCTAGACAATACTGGGAATGCAAAATTTCTTCTTTTCGATAATCTTGCAGTGCAACTCATTCATCATCCTTGCAATGAGTTGGTTGGACCTAATGCTGAAGAG ATGCAAGACCCAGATCTTATTCCTATGGAACTCAAAAATTTAGCTGGGAAAACCTATCTGTTCAAGGTTGCCATTGAGAGAGATAATTTTCTATACAAGAATGGGACTTACAGAGTCCTGAAAATCGTGACCAACATTGAGATGATTACCGAGTTCGAGAACTTGCGTCAACCCCAG GCAATGGGAAATACTTTGTGTTTGGAAGATTCTGTGATTTCAGATGCACCGGAG GGATCCGCAATGTTATCTGGAGGGTCGTCCCAGGATGTTGAAACTAACCTATTGACTCCTGCTAAACGCCCAGCCGCAACCGTTTTTAACTTGGAGGAACACTACGACGAGAATTCTGTTACAAAGAACGCATGTTCCGTTCGGATCAAAAAGGAGAAGACTGACAAAAGTGGCTGA